From the Malus domestica chromosome 17, GDT2T_hap1 genome, one window contains:
- the LOC103435517 gene encoding melianol synthase CYP71BQ5-like, with the protein MPWFASKIPQIRMMNLITAYLDQLMFLIVETPYMSFFTSLLLCILVFFWKRSRSGGRKSPPGPWKLPVIGNLHQVVGPLPHHTLRALARKHGPIMHLKLGQIEAVIISSAKAAREVLKTHELAFAQRPVVLAAEVMSFGHGSIVFAPYGDLWRSLRKISIFELLSVKRVQSLRSVREEEVWNLVESIGSTSHKGLALNFSDRCGSFTNDVVSKATFGKKCKDQKEFLSLLTESTKVAGGFDIPDLFPSLSFLGYVTGSIPAMKDIHSKLGRILENIINDHKIKRSKKDLMISNTRTATAGNGKAEEEEEGEEGNFVDVFLKLKESSKAEFSLTTNQIKDVILEIFSAGSETSATTLEWVMSELMRNPRVMKRAQAEVRQLVLQFEGKKSKVIEEEDVQKMDYLKSVVKETLRLHSPAPLLPREARDTVQIGGFELPVKSKVIINLWAMGRDPEIWGADAECFKPERFQGSSVDFKGFDFEFTPFGAGRRMCPGMLFGVTMVELALAELLYRFDWKLANGMNPDELDMTETFGVTCKRKNALYLIATPHFTSVNESE; encoded by the exons ATGCCTTGGTTTGCAAGTAAAATACCCCAAATTCGTATGATGAACTTGATCACAGCTTATCTGGATCAACTTATGTTTCTAATTGTCGAAACGCCCTATATGTCTTTTTTCACTTCTCTCCTTCTCTGCATCCTGGTGTTTTTTTGGAAGCGATCAAGATCCGGAGGCCGAAAGTCACCCCCAGGGCCGTGGAAGCTGCCTGTTATTGGAAACTTGCATCAGGTGGTCGGTCCGCTGCCACACCACACACTGAGAGCCTTAGCCAGGAAACATGGACCCATCATGCACCTTAAACTGGGTCAAATAGAGGCCGTGATTATTTCATCTGCCAAAGCTGCCCGGGAAGTGTTGAAGACACACGAGCTTGCATTTGCACAGAGGCCTGTGGTTTTGGCAGCAGAGGTTATGTCTTTTGGTCACGGAAGTATTGTCTTTGCTCCTTATGGAGATTTATGGAGATCGCTGAGAAAGATTTCTATTTTCGAGCTACTGAGCGTGAAACGTGTGCAGTCTTTGAGATCCGTAAGAGAAGAAGAGGTGTGGAATCTTGTTGAGTCCATTGGCTCTACGTCTCACAAGGGACTTGCCCTCAATTTTAGTGACAGGTGCGGCAGCTTCACAAATGACGTAGTGTCAAAGGCAACATTTGGGAAAAAATGCAAAGACCAAAAGGAGTTCCTTTCGCTGCTAACTGAATCAACCAAAGTCGCTGGTGGGTTCGATATTCCTGATTTGTTTCCTTCACTCAGTTTTCTTGGGTACGTTACTGGGTCAATCCCTGCTATGAAAGACATACATAGCAAGCTCGGTAGGATTCTCGAAAATATCATCAACGATCATAAGATCAAAAGATCCAAAAAGGACTTGATGATCAGTAATACTAGGACTGCTACAGCAGGCAATGGCAAagcagaggaggaggaggagggggaggagggAAATTTTGTTGACGTATTTCTAAAACTTAAGGAGTCCAGTAAGGCGGAGTTCAGCTTGACAACCAATCAAATCAAAGATGTCATTCTG GAAATCTTCTCTGCAGGAAGCGAGACTTCAGCTACTACCTTAGAATGGGTAATGTCAGAGTTGATGAGAAACCCAAGAGTCATGAAGAGGGCTCAAGCTGAAGTGAGACAGTTAGTCCTCCAATTTGAAGGAAAGAAAAGCAAAgttattgaagaagaagatgttCAAAAAATGGACTACCTGAAATCGGTGGTGAAAGAAACTCTGAGGTTACACTCTCCAGCCCCTTTGCTCCCAAGAGAAGCAAGGGACACGGTTCAAATTGGCGGGTTCGAATTACCAGTTAAATCAAAAGTAATTATTAATCTATGGGCAATGGGAAGAGACCCAGAGATATGGGGGGCAGATGCTGAGTGTTTTAAGCCGGAGAGGTTTCAGGGTTCTTCTGTTGACTTTAAGGGTTTTGACTTTGAGTTCACCCCGTTTGGGGCCGGCAGAAGAATGTGTCCAGGCATGTTATTTGGTGTTACCATGGTTGAACTTGCTCTTGCTGAATTGCTCTACCGCTTCGATTGGAAACTGGCGAATGGGATGAATCCAGACGAACTTGACATGACGGAGACCTTTGGAGTGACCTGTAAGAGAAAGAATGCGTTGTACCTAATTGCCACCCCACATTTTACTTCAGTCAATGAGTCAGAGTGA